Proteins encoded by one window of Calidifontibacter indicus:
- a CDS encoding ParB/RepB/Spo0J family partition protein, with protein MTNQQTTEPTTGSTTEPNAATALVEVDPRSINIGTNVRLDARLDRAFIASIRDRGVLLPIRAYRDADGAIVAVDGQRRTLAAAELGLSTIPAYVSPTPEDADRIIDQLAANDHRAGLTAGEHAAAFEQLSAFGLSAAQIAKRTGHKRAQVDAGLAASASEPAREALSAHTALTLDQAAGLAQVEDDPAAVKRLLDALPQGQFDHTLQRILDERAEAQARALLIDALTAQQVTVIDRPEYDDRKPAQLSHLKGTDKGGMGTEEHAACEGHAAYIVRAYGDDLVEPVYVCTDWRKHGHQDRYGSSSTKKPAAEMTETEREAAKAERRDVIESNKAWRSAEVVRREWVTKFLTRKTAPKGAAAFIATAMFYDSYGLNQVDRSIVESFIGHRGGYADDGAQAAADKATEGRATVLALGYALAAAESATGTHSWREVSKHTARYLTFLADQGYTLSPVEERAAGVKPAKRSKKQQDSQ; from the coding sequence ATGACCAACCAGCAGACCACCGAACCGACCACCGGATCGACCACCGAACCGAACGCGGCCACTGCGCTGGTCGAGGTCGACCCGCGCAGCATCAACATCGGCACGAACGTCCGTCTCGATGCGCGGCTGGACCGGGCGTTCATCGCCTCGATCCGGGACCGCGGCGTCCTGCTGCCCATCCGGGCGTACCGGGACGCAGACGGCGCGATCGTTGCCGTTGACGGGCAGCGCCGCACTCTCGCCGCCGCTGAACTCGGCCTCAGCACCATTCCCGCGTACGTCTCCCCCACCCCGGAGGATGCCGACCGCATCATCGACCAGCTCGCGGCCAATGACCACCGCGCCGGTTTGACCGCTGGGGAGCACGCGGCCGCGTTCGAGCAGTTGTCGGCGTTCGGACTGTCGGCGGCGCAGATCGCCAAGCGCACCGGCCACAAGCGCGCCCAGGTCGATGCAGGTCTGGCCGCGTCCGCGTCCGAACCGGCTCGTGAAGCGCTCAGCGCCCACACGGCCCTCACGCTCGACCAGGCCGCAGGGCTGGCGCAGGTCGAAGACGACCCCGCCGCCGTGAAGCGCCTGCTCGACGCGCTCCCCCAGGGCCAGTTCGACCACACCCTGCAGCGCATCCTCGATGAACGCGCCGAAGCGCAGGCCCGCGCCCTGCTCATCGACGCGCTCACCGCCCAGCAGGTGACCGTGATCGACCGCCCCGAGTACGACGACCGCAAGCCCGCCCAGCTGAGCCACCTGAAAGGAACCGACAAGGGCGGCATGGGCACCGAGGAGCACGCCGCCTGCGAGGGGCACGCCGCCTACATCGTCCGCGCCTACGGGGACGACCTGGTCGAGCCGGTCTACGTATGCACCGACTGGCGCAAGCATGGCCACCAGGATCGCTACGGAAGCAGTTCCACTAAGAAGCCCGCCGCTGAGATGACCGAGACCGAGCGGGAAGCTGCCAAGGCCGAACGCCGCGACGTGATCGAGTCGAACAAGGCGTGGAGGTCCGCCGAGGTCGTACGCCGGGAATGGGTGACCAAGTTCCTGACCCGCAAGACCGCGCCCAAGGGCGCCGCCGCGTTCATCGCGACTGCGATGTTCTACGACTCGTACGGCCTGAACCAGGTCGACCGGTCGATCGTCGAGTCCTTCATCGGCCACCGAGGCGGCTACGCCGACGACGGAGCGCAGGCCGCAGCCGACAAGGCGACCGAAGGCCGCGCCACCGTCCTCGCCCTCGGCTACGCCCTCGCCGCCGCCGAATCCGCGACTGGAACCCACTCCTGGCGCGAGGTCAGCAAGCACACCGCCCGGTACCTCACCTTCCTCGCCGACCAGGGATACACCCTCTCCCCCGTTGAGGAACGCGCCGCCGGGGTCAAACCGGCCAAGCGCAGCAAGAAGCAGCAGGACAGCCAGTAG